The nucleotide sequence ATGGCTTTCACCTCCTCACGCAGCCGCTCCTCCTCGGCCTTGACGCTTGAAGGGCGCAGCAGTGCGAGGCCCAGCTCCAGCAGTGGGCCGATCACCGGCACCGCCGGCTTCACGGCGCGCAACCGCGTGTGGGCGCCGATCAGAACATTGTCCATGACACTGAGATTGCCGAAGACGCGGCCGAGCTGGAAGGTGCGCGCGATGCCTTCGGCCGCCAGCCGTTCAGGCGAAAGACCCGTGATGTCCTGGCCTTCGAACCGGACGTTGCCGGCATCCGGCCGGTCGAGCCCGGTCACGAGATTGAACAGCGTGGTCTTGCCGGCACCGTTCGGGCCGATGATGCTGATCAGCTCGCCTCTGGCGAGGTCGAGATCGATGGCATTGACCGCGGTCAGGCCGCCGAAGCGGCGCGTCAGCCCGCGCAGGGACAGCATGGAGGACTGCTCCGCCATCAGATCGTCCCCAGCAGGCCCTGCGGCCTGAACCGCACGAGCAGCAGCAGCACGATGCCGTAGATCAGGATGCGGTACTCCGCCGCAATCCGGAACACTTCCGGCAGGCCGACCAGCGCGACAGCCCCAACAATGGCCCCGACGACATTGCCGAGACCGCCGAGGATCACGACCGTCAGCGCCAGAATGGATTGCTGTGTGTTGAAGGTCTCATGGTTGATGTAGGAATAGAGATGCGCCGCGATGCCGCCGCTGACGCCGGCGGCGAAGCCGCCGAAGATGAAGGCCAGCGACTTGTAGCGGTTCAGGCTGAGGCCATAGGCACGCGCGGCAACGTCGTCGTCGCGAATGGCGCGGAAGCTGCGGCCGAGATGGGAGCCGAGCAACCGGCCCTGCAGCAGCGCCAGTACGACCATCACGATGAAACTGAACCAGTAGATCGATGTCGGGCTGATCAGCTCGTAGCCGAACAGCGACAACGGCGGAATGCCGGAGATGCCGATCGGGCCGCGTGTGACGCTTTCCCAATTCAGGATCACCAGCGACACGATCTCGCCGATGGCGAGCGTGGCAATCGAGACATAGTGTCCGCGCAGGCGGAACGACGGCGAGATCAGCGCAGTGCCGAGCGCAGCGCTCATCAGGCCGCCGCCGATGATGGCGAGACCAACGGGCACATTCAATGTCAGCGACAGCAGCGCGGAAGTGTAGGCGCCGATCGCGAGCAGCGCGGCATGTCCGAGCGAGACCTGACCGATCGTGCCCGCAACCAGCGTCAGGCTCAGCGCGAGCATGCCGAGCAGCCAGGCGTTGATCAGGGTCTGGAGCACATAGAACGATACCGGGAACAGCGGCAGGATCGCGAAGATCCCGGCCGCGGCAAGCAGGGCCCAGCGCGGGATGCGCACGGGACGGCTTGGCGCAATGAAGGTGCCGGTGAGAGGCTCGGGCGGCGCCTGCCGCGCGCTGGCGAACAGGCCATTTGGGCGCAGCACGAGCACGACGACCAGCAGCAGGAATGCGAACAGATTGCGATAGCTGGTGCCGAACACGGCGACGCCGTAGCTTTCGACCAGTCCGAGCAACAAGCTCCCGATGACCGCGCCGGGCACGTTGCCGGCGCCGCCGACGACTTCGGCGACGACGCCCTTGAGCGTCGCCTGAAGGCTCATCGCGGTGTCGATCTGGTTGTAGTACATGCCGACCAGCATGCCGGAGACGCCGCCGAGCGCCGCCGCAATGCCGAACACCGCCTGATTGACCCGGTTGACATCGACGCCCATCTGCATCGCGGCGTCGCGGTCCTGCGCGGTGGCGCGCACCGCCCAGCCGAGCTTGGAGTAGCGCAGGAACACGAACAGCAAGAGCGCGCTGGTGAGGCCGACGCCGGCGATGAGCAGATCCAGCGGTCCGATGGTGCCGCCACCGACCTGGAAGCGGACATCCGGCAACTGGCTCGGTAGCGCCCGCGGGTTGGGCGAGAAGGTCAGCATCACCAGCTGGTCGAGCACGAAGCTGATGCCGATGGTCGCGAGCAACGGCGCGATGCGCACGGAGTTCTGCAGCGGACGCAGACCGAACCGCTCGATGATCAGCCCGACGATCGCGGCGGCGACCGCGACCACGACGATGGTGAGCGGCAGCGGCGTATGCAGCTGCACCACCGCGACCCAGCCGATATAGGCCCCGACGAGGTAGATCGAGCCTTGCGCAAAGTTGATCAGCCGGCTGACGCCGAAGATCAGCGCGAGCCCGACCGCAACGAGGGCGTAGACGTTACCGACGATCAGCCCGTTGATGGTGTAGTCGAGCCAGGAAGACACGCAGCGTTCCTACCGAGGAGGGAGATCAGGTCGGCTTGCCGTCCCAGAGCGCGAACTGGCCCTTGCGCACGACGAGCTCGGCATTCATGGCGCCCTTGACGCGGCGGGTCGCGACGTCGAACGTCGCGGTGCCGAAGATCACGCTCGGGACGTCCTTGACCTTGGTGAAGGCATCGCGGATGGCGCGGCGGTCGGTGCCGCCGATCTTCACCACGGCGGCCGCCATGTTCATCGCATCATAGGCGTAGGCGTTGAAGGCATCGGGCTCCTGCCCGTTGTATTTCTTCTTGAAGCCCGTAATGAATTTTTGCACCTCTTGCCGCGGGTCTTCCGGGAAATAGCGCGTGCCGACATGGACCTCCTCGACGGCCTCACCGCCGAGCTCCAGAAACTTCGGCGAGTAGACCGAGCTTGCCGCGCAGATCACCTGCTTCAGCCCGACCTGGCGTGCCTGACGCGCAATCAGCGCGCCGTCGGAATAATAGGAGATCAGGATCAGACCGTCCGGATTGGCATCGCGCACGCGCACCAAGGTGGAGCGGAAGTCGCGC is from Bradyrhizobium xenonodulans and encodes:
- a CDS encoding ABC transporter permease; its protein translation is MSSWLDYTINGLIVGNVYALVAVGLALIFGVSRLINFAQGSIYLVGAYIGWVAVVQLHTPLPLTIVVVAVAAAIVGLIIERFGLRPLQNSVRIAPLLATIGISFVLDQLVMLTFSPNPRALPSQLPDVRFQVGGGTIGPLDLLIAGVGLTSALLLFVFLRYSKLGWAVRATAQDRDAAMQMGVDVNRVNQAVFGIAAALGGVSGMLVGMYYNQIDTAMSLQATLKGVVAEVVGGAGNVPGAVIGSLLLGLVESYGVAVFGTSYRNLFAFLLLVVVLVLRPNGLFASARQAPPEPLTGTFIAPSRPVRIPRWALLAAAGIFAILPLFPVSFYVLQTLINAWLLGMLALSLTLVAGTIGQVSLGHAALLAIGAYTSALLSLTLNVPVGLAIIGGGLMSAALGTALISPSFRLRGHYVSIATLAIGEIVSLVILNWESVTRGPIGISGIPPLSLFGYELISPTSIYWFSFIVMVVLALLQGRLLGSHLGRSFRAIRDDDVAARAYGLSLNRYKSLAFIFGGFAAGVSGGIAAHLYSYINHETFNTQQSILALTVVILGGLGNVVGAIVGAVALVGLPEVFRIAAEYRILIYGIVLLLLVRFRPQGLLGTI
- a CDS encoding ABC transporter ATP-binding protein; amino-acid sequence: MAEQSSMLSLRGLTRRFGGLTAVNAIDLDLARGELISIIGPNGAGKTTLFNLVTGLDRPDAGNVRFEGQDITGLSPERLAAEGIARTFQLGRVFGNLSVMDNVLIGAHTRLRAVKPAVPVIGPLLELGLALLRPSSVKAEEERLREEVKAILARFGERLLPRIDQPAYSLSYANRRRVEIARALALKPRLLLLDEPTAGMNPTETAEMQGLVAELKAQGLTILLIEHKLEMVMRLSDRVIVMDEGKKIAEGPGEDVRVDPKVIEAYLGHGLSGTPEPESVA